CGGCAGACGCGTTTCGTAGAACCCGACCGGGATACCGGCGGCGAGCGAGACGATCAACTGCTCGAGGTCGCCGTCGAGATCCACCTTCGACAGCGCGGTCAAAGCTGCCTCGACGTCGTTCGGCTTGACGGCGATCACGATGACGTCAGCACCCTCGGCCGCGTCCTCGATCGTGGTGACGCGGATGGAGTACTCGGCGATCAGTTCCGCCACGCGCGGCTGATACTGCTCGGCAACAACCAGATCCTTGATCGCATGGCCGGCTTGCAGCAGCCCGGAGATCAGCGCCTCGCCGATCTTGCCGCCACCGATAATCGCAATTCTTGTCATGCCGTCAAGCCTGCCACGACACCGTCGAACCGGATTACCGGGGCATCATGGCCAGCTGCCTACTTTGCACCACCACTGCCCCGGTGGAATCGAGGATGTCGTGATCCTCTTCGAACCACGTGCTGCCCAACACATCCGAACTCGCCCGCACCCGCAGCCAGCCCGGCGCAGGCAGCCGGCGCAGGTACGTCGTCAACTGCACGGTCGGCGCCCAACCGAAAAGTCCACGGTTCATCGTGACCGGAGCGCTGATGTCCCCGGCCATGATCGCGAACAACACCGCGGTGTCGACGTCCGCTTCGTCGTCGGGCCGAGCGCGCACCCACATCCGCACCTCCGGCTCCCCCTGAGCGCCGGTGAGAAAATGCGCGGACGTCGTGTCGATTCGCATGTCGCACCCTTGACCGACGTGCACGATCTGCGCCATCGGATGATCGCCCTCTACTGCGGCGGCATGCTCCGACGGTTCTGCGGGCATGTCGTCGATCGACGAGGCGCTCACGAAGGCAGGCACATCGCCGTCGGGAATGCCGAGGGTGACCGCGGCGCGGACGGCAATCCGTCCGCCTTGACTCAACTCGACGTCGACGAGAGACACCTGGCGCCCTTGTTTCTGCACTGTCACCGCTAGATCGACGTCACCAGGATCGGGTGCGGCAAGGTAATTCGCACTGACGGCAATAGGTTGCATTGCGCGTACATCGTTGTTGTCAGACCCACTGTTCGCGGCACCGGCGTCTCGCAGCGCCGCTCTCGCAGCCGCCGCGCACACGGCCATCATGGACCCGCCGTGAACCTTGGGACCGATGGTCCAGATGGGGTCGATCGTTGCGCGGAAGCGGCCGTCGCCGAGCGATTCCAGTCGGTTCAGATCACGAAAAGGGCTGCTGCTCATCAATTTTCCTTCATCTGGGTTGTCACGTGCTGTGCAGGTGGCGTGAACTTTGTGGATCCTGATCCGAGGTCTTGGTGCGCAAGGCGTCGTAGTGCCGTCAGGACGGGTTCGTACATCGCTGTCCCGAGAACCGCGTACCGGACTGCCTCCTCCGTCGACCCGACGGGCATCAGATCGATTTCCACCTCGGCGATTCCCCGAATGTGTTCGCCGTAGGCGCGCAGTCGTTCATCGCTCAACGTCAGACCTGCGTCTTCGAGACCGATCAGCGCTTGCTCGAGATGCGCGACGGCGACGTAGCGCGGGTCATAGACCTGTCCGAGAAACTCCAGAACCTTCCGCGCCCGTGGAAATTCGCGTATCGGATCTGGGTCGACGTGGGGTGGCAACTGCGCGATGGCCCGTCCGATCCGCTCGAATTCGGTGAGATCCGTCGCCGAGATCAGATCGAGAATCGCGCGAATGCGAGGAATGGAGAGGCCGGCCCCGGACAGCGCTCTGATCAGTCCGAGCCGACGAACGTGGTCGTCTCCGTACTGAGCCCCGGTCGCACTGGTGGGCGCGCCCGCCATCAGCAGACCCTCACGCAGGTAGTACTTCACGGTGGGCAGAGCCACACCGGACCTGGCCGACAGTTCGGAAATCTTCATCGCTCTCTTCGCCCTCGTATTAGATACCAATACTATCTAACTGAACTCCGCCCCTGATCCAGACCCCTGCGTGGACTATCGTCGGACGTTCTAGCGAA
The nucleotide sequence above comes from Rhodococcus sp. KBS0724. Encoded proteins:
- a CDS encoding thioesterase family protein, producing the protein MSSSPFRDLNRLESLGDGRFRATIDPIWTIGPKVHGGSMMAVCAAAARAALRDAGAANSGSDNNDVRAMQPIAVSANYLAAPDPGDVDLAVTVQKQGRQVSLVDVELSQGGRIAVRAAVTLGIPDGDVPAFVSASSIDDMPAEPSEHAAAVEGDHPMAQIVHVGQGCDMRIDTTSAHFLTGAQGEPEVRMWVRARPDDEADVDTAVLFAIMAGDISAPVTMNRGLFGWAPTVQLTTYLRRLPAPGWLRVRASSDVLGSTWFEEDHDILDSTGAVVVQSRQLAMMPR
- a CDS encoding MerR family transcriptional regulator, producing MKISELSARSGVALPTVKYYLREGLLMAGAPTSATGAQYGDDHVRRLGLIRALSGAGLSIPRIRAILDLISATDLTEFERIGRAIAQLPPHVDPDPIREFPRARKVLEFLGQVYDPRYVAVAHLEQALIGLEDAGLTLSDERLRAYGEHIRGIAEVEIDLMPVGSTEEAVRYAVLGTAMYEPVLTALRRLAHQDLGSGSTKFTPPAQHVTTQMKEN